The sequence GAAAGAAAAAGTGGTGAACCGCTGATAGGGACATGGGctgccaaggctcattgatgcacgtggggggcaaAGACTGgtccgtgtggtcaaatccaacagacaacctactgtagctcaaattggtGAAAAAGTtattgctggttctgatagaaaggtgtcaaaacacacagtgcatcgcagtgtgttgtgtatggggctgtgtagaGCCAGCCCATTCAGGGTGCCTGCGCTGACCCCTGTtcactgccgaaagcacctacaatgggcacatgagcataagaactggaccatgataaaatagaagaaggtggcctggtctgatgaatcacgttttcttttacatcacgtggatggccgggtgcgtgtgcatcgcttacctggagaacacatggcaccagaatgcatccatggaggccccaccccgcaacttacaggacttgaAGGACCTggtgctaatgtcttggtgcaaATACCACAGCACAGGtttagaggtctagtggagtccatgcctcgaagggtcagggctgttttggcagcaaaagggggacctacacaatatttggcaggtggtcataatgttatggttgatctgtgtatatattatgCACTGACTTGTATACCCGTCATACACATTACGTGCACTTTACTCTCTTTCTGTGTTGGTCTGCTGCCTATTTATAAAAGGTTGATTGTGTCCAGAATAAAACTGGAATTTAGTTATTACCAGCTAATACAAGATCTGGAATGAAATGGTCTATAGACAGAGTATTATGTGAGATACTAAATAACCTTACAATGTTGTAATTGATTGacattgttttattgtatcTGTGTTAATAAAGTCAAAAAGACTTTCTCGGTttctccctttctttctcctttcctctccctttttttttttttctctcgtcCTTGTTTTgaattctttcttctttctgatcattttccttctctccttttttcctttatcctttctttttttcctagttCCTTATCTCACTCACTCTCCCCTTTTTCTGTCCCCTGTCTGTTTACTCTCCTCCACTAGTATCTCtgctctttcttttctctcccccAGCTCTTTTATCTGCTTCTTTCATCTGTCCATCTTGCTCTCCCTCTTTTTACATCTCCTCCcaatctttctctttttttgtctgtcactctttcttctcttcttccacAGGAAAATAGCCCTTTCAAAAATTCATTTTGACCCTTTGACTTAGGCATGGACAGACTGTAgcatttattctttctttttttgtgtgcgtggtatacacacgtacactagTGCTTCTCACAGACTGTGTTCCTGCGTTCGGTCCCCATTAACATCAGTATTATAATTGTTTATTGACAACCCACTGTACATACAGAACATGATGGATGGtcctaacatacatacacccaATGCATTACATAACATAATTGgacctacagaaacaaaaagtgaGAATggtcctgctcaaatgagcttacaaatCAGAAACTGTAGGGTTTGAATTTGGGGAAGCTAATACTGTTAACTCTGTTTGccttaaattaaatgtttagttCCTACCAACTACTACATAGTATATCAATGATTTTGGATCTCCAAATTAAGCTATATGATTTGAATTTATCACTTTAGTTTGTGTGTCTCAtgtgtttcttcttttaaaGAATATTCCTCTGGGTAACGTTTCATTATCAAGTGTTGAAGTCTATCCTGCACATTTGAAAAACTCAACATGAGAAAAACAGGTTTTCTTCCGGCTTCAAACTGTTAGAAGAAATGTGTTCTGCTGTCTGATAAACTCTGTGTTCCCTTTTGATAAACAAGTTaattcagaaatttttcagtaTTTAAAATGAGCAGAAGACCgaggcagccaatcagaagcgTGTTGAATGCCTTTTAAACATGGCAGTACATTTGAAAAATAGGATGAATTACCTACACACCTGCAATAACACTGCATTGTTTAGAAACTAAACAGTGTATTTCAAGGAACTTTTTAATAGTAGAGCATAGCAttcatacaatgtttttttttcttttttttttttttttatagcaattcCCTGATCAAATTGTGGGTTTCGTGCCAAGGAAACATGTCTCATCCTCATCTGGGATATACAGCTATGGCAGCTATGAGTTGCTGGCTTCAGAAACTGGACATGGGGACTTCTACTCCATGATACTTATTGGGGCTGCCTTTTTCCACCGTCGTTACTTGCAGCTCTTTGAACAATTGCCAACTCCAGTCCATGACATGATAGACCAGACACAAAACTGTGATGATATTACAATGAATTTCTTGGTTGCAAACCATACTGGGAGACCATCGGGTGTGCTGGTCAAACCTACAGACATGAGGAACCTAGAAAAGGAGGCAGGGAGTGGGTACACGGGGATGTGGCATCGTGCTGAGCACCTTCTGCAGAGATCTTACTGTCTTAACAAGCTGGCTCAAATTTATGGCAAAATGCCCCTAAAATATACCTGCATAATGATTACGCAATTTGGCTTTCCTCACTATGCTAATCACAACTCTAAGACATAGTAACGTATGAAAGGATACCAATTAACACAATAACCTTGGAGAACGACTTTATTGCAAACTGATGCATGTTTCATGGACCTCTGTTTGCTAACCAGAAGCCATGAGTCACATTAGGATGGTGGAAGCATCCTGGATAAAGTCTGATAtttgcatataaaatatatgaaagacATGCCAGCTTTATTTTCCCACAAACAATGCTTAGTGATGGCCAAAGCCTGGTGCTTTGCtaccattttcttttagaaTAATCCGTCCTCGATTCATAAGGTGCTAAGAATCCGCATGCAAAACAGTCTTAGAAAACTTTTTAACTGTACCACACCAATACAATGTGTCGGACACTTAAAATTCAAGTTTGGCTTTCCTGTTTCAAGACCTTGGGGACAATCTATGAAAATACTGTCAACGCAAATATTTCTGTTGGTAAAATGCATTGCTACATCATGTGAAACCATTCTCACAGCACAAATTGTGTGTCCGTTATGCAAATGAGCCAGGGAACTGCCAAATTCAGCCACGTGTGGTTGTGTATTGACTTGTGTTAAAACCACATAGGTCTACTGCAAGCCGCAAGTGCCAAAAGAAGTATTTTATAGCATACATTTGTATAATAACTGGATCATTTTATTCATatgcctttgttttgtttttactacaTTGCACTATTACGTAGTGGATCAAGGAATGTTAACAAGCATGGTACTTGAAAGGACAAATTTAATTTAGAACTGAttaattgtatgttttgtttagaTGTTCGTATAGTTATTATAAAAGTAAAGTGCAACACCTGCAAGGGAGAGGATTCAAAAACAACATACCACAGATAAAGACAAGAGTTGATAAGATGTGCCTCCTCACACGTTGTTTCAGTATATCAGCGATATAAGCTAAGAACTGTTCAGATCTGTTATTAAAAAATTgatgtatacatacatttgtGTGTCAGTCTTTATGAGTTAAGTGTTTGAGTCACTGGCTTTATGAATTAGCTTAGAAACTGaatcatattatttttaaaaccttgTTTTCTTCCTACTGTCCCGCATGTGCAATTACATCTCATGCCAGCAGAGGGCACTGTTGCTTAAACAGAGTTCTGATTTTGGAGCATGTTCGCTATCTCCGTTTTGCAGCAATGTGTAGTTTGTGCAAAGGCTTGGTTTTGTGGTGAAAAATGTGGCTTATCCCCATCCATGCCGCCTTTCCAGATGTGTGTATTATAAACTACAGTTAATTGGCCGTTATACCACATCGATATCAATAAGAACATTACTGTACCCAGAACGTTATCTGCGCCCAACGGTCACCTGCAAGACCTCCTGCTCCAAATGGTGACTCGTCCGGGAAATGACTGGCCTCGTTCTGTGTAGTGCAGTGTTGATAAAAGCCGTATTTGCttatttaatgtacattatGTTTTCTCTGTTATTATGTCAGGTATTCCTCTGCTACCCAAAAACCGCCATTGTATCTCTATAGGCAGAGGAAGGAGGTATGGGGGCAATTCCTTTTGGGCTTCTCTGACAGGagtattttgtgcatttttctCTAATTCTACATAAACCCTCAAAGCAACTAACATATGCATGCATTTAAAGCATAACCGTTCTGTTGTCCACTGAGCATTCTATGTAGTTCCTTTGAGTGAAAGAGTGTAGGAAAAAAGCCAACTCAGGGCTGGAGTAACCAAGGAGCAGATGGAGCAAACTGCTCCAGGACTCTGGAATGGCAATGGCCCAGAGTCCCCATCCTGTAGTAGATCTACTAACCTGAGCTGCTCCACGGCTGTCATAAACCGTGCTGTCTGTGAGATCTACATTAATGTGAGCGACCATCAGACACAGGCAGAGAGCTCTACAGCAAGTGCCTAGTTATTTTCCACCTCTGTGTTGTGTGACgtatgttatatttaatatacatgagacttctacaaaatgtttttcttcatttctggcccattcatttttggacaacaaatttaatttcaatCAAAATTCAGATGGCTTTTTTTGTTTCggatactattattattattattatcctttatttatatagcgccaacagtttacgcagcgcttaatacaatacataaattcaagggatatgacaagacaagaattgacagactaagacaaaccgatacatttggtggagagagccttgctcgcaagcttacaatctagagggaaatggagtgacaaacataaggcatagagaaagggtgagaggtattgtggtgggagtatcgatgacaaggaagttctagcagctaagatggtatgcttctctgaagaagtgggttttaagatgtttcttgaatgttgggagggagggtgaatgctgaaggctccttgggagtagattccagagatatggggcagctcgagtgaaattttgtagacgggaaaaggaagaggtgatgagtgaggaggagagccttagcccatgggaggaacgtagggatcgagtaggagagtatttgctaatgaggtcagaaatgtacggaggagcagtattatggatggccttatatgtcactaccaggatcttaaatttaattctaaaggtaattgggagccagtggagggtttcacagaggggggaagcagaagaggagcgacgtgcaaggaagatgagcctagcagcggcattaaggatagactgtagaggagagagtcgagacagtggagtgccaaccagaagagtgttgcagtagtcaagacgggaaatgataagggaatgaaccagggtttttgtggattcttgggtgaggaatgggcggatacgagagatgttttttaggtgcaagcggcaggatctggcgagggactgaatgtgatggatgaaggagaggtttgagtcaaggatgaccccaaggcatcgggcctggttagtaggagagatagtcgtgttgttaatggtgatagagaattcaggtagtggagtggagatggggggagggaagataatgagttcagttttagaaagattaagtttcaggtagtgttgtgacatccatgaagaaatagcagacaagcaatttgTAATACGGGacaggagagatggagagagatcaggagaagacagaaaaatatggaacgcttcacgaatttgcgtgtcatacAAATGTTTCCACTCGCTTTCATACATTCTCTTCACAATAAATTTTTTCTGTACAATTCCATAGACAGTGCTTGGCTTTGACATATAGAATCCAGCTTTAGAGAGATTTGGAATTGTACAGTTAGGTGCCAGATACCTGGCCGCTGGCATTTCTCCAGACCTTCCTATGGGAAACAGGCATTCTTTTGCGTATAATCAGCAATACACAATCAGAGCATACTTTGTTAGCAGATAGGGAGATAAGatttttaaacacaaatgtTTAAGAACATGCTGATCAAAAACTGTCAATTTAATGTAAActtccacatactttttaaGTGGAAAGACTATTAGAATGCATCTGGAAAGTTTCTTAAGGCTAAGGGCTTTATTTGGAATAACAAATGGTGGAATAACTAGAGGCATCAGTTTGGGAgacatatttacaaacataGTATTTCATAAGTATAAATACAAATGAAGAATCCAATAATTGCTTTTGAAAACAgtggggtttaaaaaaaatattttagaagggGATTCTTAATTGGTGTTTACTCCTTTACTCCTAGTAGTAACCATTATCTAGGGTACTATATTGATGGAATTCCCCCGTGTTTTGTGGTAACGTGTGCTACCAGCACTAGAACTTATTGGTTGTTTCCGAGAGGGGAGATCCCACCACTATGTAAGACTGTGTGGTTAGGGGATCCCACAGTTAGCAGAAGAGGGAACTAGATGCAgcaaatcttttaaaaaaatttagtgAAATCAGGAAGTAATCTAAGAACTAACACTGGGACTCCCAATTCCCCATTCTTAATGAATTTATGATTATTATGCTAGCCGTTACTGCGAACCTATCTAGTAAACAAATACCATAAACCTGCTCTCACCTGCTGTCTTTCAAATAAAGGGAAATTGTGCGCTGTTCATTATTATCATATAGTACAAAACTGCTAATAGCCAAAAAGCCACAtttcagaagaaagaagaaaaataccaTTCTGCTggtcctctagattgtaagcttgcgagcagggctctttccaccgaatgtatcggtttgtcttagtctgtcaattcttgtcatatcccttgaatttatgtattgtattaagcgatgcgtaaattgttggcgctatataaataaaagataataataattaataataatatttaatcaacATGCTAAAGcttgcaattaatgttttgtctagcAGGAACCGTACCTTTTGAAGTGAAAGTTGTAATCATTTTGGCATGAGTGCTTAAAAGCTGTCAGCCATCATATTAATTGTGCTTCCACAATGGGTGTAGCATTACATGCTGGCTAAAGATTGTCATCATGAAACAAATGGGGGGCTCCAGTTACCCAGTGATATTGGTTATTATGAAAAATAGAATTGTTTCAGGTTCACAGCTGCCTTTTAATGTGAATATGACCTCTGCATTCTCACTGATAATGAAGCAAGAATTTAATCCAAGCCATAAAACTGCAGGCTGGCTAAAATCCCCCCACCTTTGTAGATAAATATTATCTATTAGGGATGTTGCAATCATGAAACAATCTGAGGGCAAAAGTTGTCAATTTATCTGTGCAAcatccaggggagggctggcagcctacggcctggggggcaagtctagtcaagtggcccattgcgccaccgaatcagcccaccatccatgcccatcttttccggattttctaacacatgttgatgtaatgtgatgggattgggagtacgtcagtacactaaaaaaagtcatcatacacgggacgcctgaagccataATTTAACacgactaatcctttttaataaaatatgcagattgaaatagattaaataacacaaaaccttcagtGTTCTGCTTACTGCTTTCTGGCCCTAGGAAGTTCTGTCCTTTAAAATGactatagttcaatttattcccacagaaagtaaagtgccaagAAACAGATaatcaaatacacaccaggacag is a genomic window of Spea bombifrons isolate aSpeBom1 chromosome 6, aSpeBom1.2.pri, whole genome shotgun sequence containing:
- the EXTL2 gene encoding exostosin-like 2, which translates into the protein MMMKLRMRRVSCAVLILLLLLLGTLAALLPAAYDEGVLGVRRAAPYSDLSNEDSFTLIMQTYNRTDLLLKMLNHYQAVPRVSCIVVVWNNVGQDPPQELWESLGPHPVPVFFKKQTANLMRNRLQKFPEIKTQAVLMMDDDTLVSAYDVSFAFSVWQQFPDQIVGFVPRKHVSSSSGIYSYGSYELLASETGHGDFYSMILIGAAFFHRRYLQLFEQLPTPVHDMIDQTQNCDDITMNFLVANHTGRPSGVLVKPTDMRNLEKEAGSGYTGMWHRAEHLLQRSYCLNKLAQIYGKMPLKYTCIMITQFGFPHYANHNSKT